From a single Vibrio tubiashii genomic region:
- the nhaA gene encoding Na+/H+ antiporter NhaA, which produces MSDIIRDFFKLESAGGILLVIAAAIAMTIANTSLNDAYQGFLHTYVLGMSVSHWINDGLMAVFFLLIGLEVKRELLEGALKSKETAIFPAIAAVGGMVAPALVYLMFNYGDAQAVQGWAIPAATDIAFALGIMALLGKRVPVSLKVFLLALAIIDDLGVVVIIALFYTGDLSTTALAVGFAMTAALFMLNAKKVTKLTPYIIVGAILWFAVLKSGVHATLAGVVIGFAIPLKGKKGEHSPLKHMEHALHPYVAFGILPLFAFANAGISLEGVSMDGLTSMLPLGIALGLLVGKPLGIYTFSWIAVKSGVAKLPEGITFRHIFAVSVLCGIGFTMSIFISSLAFGPMNAEFDTYARLGILMGSTTAALLGYFLLHISLPKKSVSVESNAQVKSQH; this is translated from the coding sequence ATGAGTGATATTATTCGCGATTTTTTCAAATTAGAGTCTGCCGGAGGCATTCTACTAGTTATTGCTGCTGCAATCGCTATGACAATCGCAAACACCTCTCTTAACGATGCATACCAAGGCTTTTTACACACTTACGTGTTAGGTATGTCAGTTTCACACTGGATCAACGATGGTTTGATGGCAGTCTTCTTCCTATTGATTGGTCTAGAAGTTAAACGTGAGCTACTTGAAGGCGCTCTAAAATCAAAGGAAACCGCTATCTTCCCTGCCATTGCTGCTGTAGGCGGTATGGTTGCGCCAGCCTTGGTTTACCTGATGTTCAACTATGGAGATGCACAAGCGGTTCAAGGTTGGGCAATTCCTGCGGCAACTGACATTGCCTTTGCATTAGGTATTATGGCTCTGCTCGGTAAACGAGTACCAGTGAGCTTGAAGGTATTCTTGCTTGCTCTGGCGATTATTGATGACCTAGGTGTTGTTGTGATTATCGCGCTGTTCTACACAGGTGACTTGTCTACCACTGCACTGGCTGTTGGGTTTGCGATGACCGCGGCGCTGTTTATGCTCAACGCTAAGAAGGTGACTAAACTCACGCCATATATAATTGTTGGTGCTATCTTGTGGTTTGCGGTATTGAAGTCCGGTGTTCACGCAACGTTAGCTGGTGTGGTCATTGGTTTCGCAATTCCTCTTAAAGGTAAAAAGGGCGAGCATTCACCACTTAAGCATATGGAGCACGCACTTCACCCGTACGTTGCGTTTGGTATTCTTCCACTGTTCGCATTCGCTAACGCAGGTATTTCGTTAGAAGGCGTATCGATGGACGGTTTGACTTCAATGCTGCCACTGGGTATCGCTCTTGGTCTATTGGTTGGTAAGCCGTTAGGTATCTACACATTTAGTTGGATTGCTGTTAAATCAGGTGTGGCTAAACTGCCGGAAGGTATTACTTTCCGCCATATCTTTGCAGTCTCGGTGCTATGTGGCATTGGCTTTACGATGTCGATCTTCATCTCATCGCTTGCTTTTGGCCCAATGAACGCAGAGTTTGATACTTACGCACGATTGGGTATCTTGATGGGCTCGACGACAGCTGCTCTGTTAGGTTACTTCCTACTGCACATTTCGCTGCCAAAGAAGAGCGTTAGTGTTGAGAGTAACGCACAGGTCAAATCTCAGCACTAA
- a CDS encoding cadherin domain-containing protein: MNAKSLAPFMLASTTVVIDINGEIRELVPGEVPGPGEVIVVLGQGATAATEPQIEAQLIGDGGENFDLNLDNEIASIIEQIEEGVDPTQNEDFATAAGGQNGSSPTGTGDIERTGAETLAETQFDTSGLESQGLSETQSLSLLDLVAQAVFVGDDAVSVFETDVPWVITGTVVATETDVPTFIPQGDVAGDNGVFSIDADGNWTYVANSAFDELNIGDSLVDVFPIESTDGTVGSVTVTINGTNDLPQFVATDDFVPGGSEGEEQLSTFAFEDGVYSFDIPENTAAGVAIGQVAATDPDNDVLIFSISTNIQNEGGEDLFAIDPDSGVITLTAAGAESFVNDFEILENVHNIVVTVTEGDGIGEPQSVDVDVIFTELNEDDNAPVFEDTDEGGAYNFEYDENSTDDYVIGTVSASDADGENVTYSIKTNVFNEAEEPLFEIDSVTGEISLTAAGVAAFTNDYELAENEHSIVVTATEDDGLGPVKTTDVTVNLDEVNLDDNAPVFEGTDEGGEYNFEYDENSTDDYVIGTVSASDADGENVTYSIKTNVFNEAEEPLFEIDSVTGEISLTAAGVAAFTNDYELAENEHRIVVTATEDEGLGPVKTTDVTVNLDEVNLDDNAPVFEGTDEGGQYNFEYDENSTDDYVIGTVSASDADGENVTYSIKTNVFNDAEEPLFEIDSVTGEISLTAAGVTAFTNDYELAENEHSIVVTATEDEGLGPVKTTDVTVNLDEVNLDDNAPIFEGTDEGGEYNFEYDENSTDDYVIGTVSASDADGENVTYSIKTNVFNDAEEPLFEIDSVTGEISLTAAGVAAFTNDYELAENEHSIVVTATEDEGLGPVKTTDVTVNLDEVNLDDNAPVFEGTDEGGEYNFEYDENSTDDYVIGTVSATDADGENVTYSIKTNVFNDAEEPLFEIDSVTGEISLTAAGVAAFTNDYELAENEHSIVVTATEDEGFGPVKTTDVTVNLDDNAPIFEGTDEGGEYNFEYNENSTDDYVIGTVSASDADGENVTYSIKTNVFNDAEEPLFEVDSASGEISLTAAGVAAFTNDYELAENEHSIVVTATEDEGLGPVKTTDVTVNLDEINLDDNAPVFDPNDGDQYAFSYFENNTEDYVIGTVSATDADGEEVTYSIKTNIFNDSDEPLFEIHPTNGNISLTAAGVLAFTNNFEALANVHTLVVTATEVDGFGIQKSTDIDVELSELNVNELPVSEDFDVDAGDAIFVPIIFDSDDEDLDHISDEDDDFNGVELNVMITSLPQYGTLLYTDDFGETRVLTEADLHVWGDAIDPAKLFDPDNFTYVPGPGDPFEIGYSGDPDDIVLDDDGFYNWGEWVSDTERLITLDNGNTIGISITDNNDKPLKQYTGDKPHVGWGIGDTDGNGMNKKETLIVDLSDNPLDVVTFGLDGMGGSFNTNSNVYVEVTYTFADGTTHVEQYQKDEGDVGNQQILYDFSYSSPDNPIVQMELSSTGGNWELRYLSGTQDITEDVTFDYVAVDSDLAISNESTVTIDVSESPEYEVLSAAEGDDLDADLGNQVMLGDENDNVFVWLDSTLDNGTDVVDNFDLGSDLIDLRGILEEDDNVLVGDLIDSISAEVDGDDIVMTVTDEGREQTIILEGVTNAFEDAGLVENNSITSELEMLTQVLKTDAA; this comes from the coding sequence ATGAATGCGAAAAGTCTAGCACCGTTTATGTTGGCTAGTACAACAGTAGTAATTGACATCAACGGTGAGATTAGAGAATTAGTGCCAGGAGAGGTGCCAGGACCTGGAGAAGTCATTGTCGTTTTGGGACAAGGGGCCACCGCCGCAACCGAGCCGCAGATAGAAGCTCAGCTTATAGGCGATGGAGGAGAGAACTTCGATCTTAACTTGGACAATGAAATAGCTTCGATCATCGAGCAGATTGAAGAAGGTGTCGACCCGACTCAAAATGAAGACTTTGCAACCGCCGCCGGTGGACAAAATGGTTCAAGCCCTACAGGGACCGGAGACATCGAGCGAACCGGAGCTGAAACACTAGCGGAAACTCAATTTGATACATCAGGCCTTGAGTCTCAAGGCCTTTCTGAAACGCAGAGCCTCTCTCTACTCGATCTAGTGGCTCAGGCAGTGTTTGTTGGAGATGATGCCGTTAGCGTATTTGAAACGGATGTTCCTTGGGTCATTACTGGTACGGTTGTCGCAACAGAAACAGATGTCCCGACATTTATTCCTCAAGGTGATGTCGCAGGTGACAATGGTGTCTTTTCTATTGATGCCGATGGTAATTGGACCTATGTAGCGAACAGTGCTTTTGATGAGCTTAATATCGGTGATTCGCTCGTTGACGTATTCCCTATTGAATCTACTGACGGCACAGTTGGCAGTGTTACAGTGACGATTAACGGTACCAATGATCTTCCTCAATTTGTCGCGACAGATGATTTTGTTCCAGGTGGCAGTGAAGGCGAAGAGCAGCTTTCTACCTTTGCGTTTGAAGATGGTGTTTACAGTTTTGATATACCGGAAAACACCGCGGCGGGAGTTGCCATTGGACAAGTAGCAGCGACTGACCCAGATAACGATGTTCTTATTTTCAGCATTTCGACAAATATTCAAAACGAAGGTGGAGAAGACCTATTTGCCATTGACCCAGATAGCGGGGTTATTACCCTGACAGCGGCAGGTGCTGAGTCTTTTGTGAATGATTTTGAAATTCTTGAAAACGTCCACAATATCGTCGTCACTGTTACTGAAGGGGACGGAATTGGTGAACCACAATCTGTCGATGTCGATGTGATATTTACCGAGCTCAATGAAGATGATAATGCACCAGTTTTCGAAGACACTGACGAGGGAGGAGCGTATAACTTCGAATACGATGAAAACTCAACCGATGACTATGTGATTGGTACAGTCAGCGCCTCCGACGCCGATGGCGAGAACGTTACCTACAGTATTAAAACTAATGTCTTTAATGAGGCTGAAGAGCCGTTGTTTGAGATTGATTCAGTCACCGGTGAAATCAGTTTAACCGCAGCTGGCGTTGCAGCGTTCACTAACGACTATGAGCTAGCCGAAAATGAACACAGTATTGTGGTTACGGCGACGGAGGATGACGGTCTAGGGCCAGTTAAAACTACGGATGTCACGGTTAATCTGGATGAGGTTAACCTTGATGATAACGCTCCGGTATTTGAAGGCACCGATGAAGGCGGTGAATACAACTTCGAATACGATGAAAACTCCACTGATGACTATGTAATAGGAACAGTCAGCGCGAGTGATGCGGATGGCGAAAACGTCACTTACAGCATTAAAACCAATGTGTTTAATGAGGCTGAAGAGCCGTTATTCGAAATCGATTCAGTCACCGGTGAAATCAGCTTAACAGCGGCTGGCGTTGCCGCGTTCACCAACGACTACGAACTAGCAGAAAATGAGCACAGAATTGTGGTTACGGCGACCGAAGATGAAGGCTTGGGTCCAGTCAAAACGACCGATGTCACGGTTAATCTGGATGAGGTTAACCTTGATGATAACGCACCTGTTTTCGAAGGTACCGATGAAGGCGGTCAATACAACTTCGAATACGATGAAAACTCAACTGATGACTATGTCATTGGTACAGTCAGCGCGAGTGATGCAGACGGTGAAAATGTCACTTACAGCATTAAAACCAATGTGTTTAATGATGCTGAAGAGCCACTTTTCGAAATTGATTCAGTCACTGGTGAGATCAGCTTAACTGCAGCTGGCGTTACAGCGTTTACTAACGACTACGAGTTAGCGGAAAACGAACACAGCATTGTGGTTACGGCGACCGAAGATGAAGGCTTAGGTCCGGTTAAAACTACCGATGTGACGGTTAATCTGGATGAAGTCAATCTGGATGATAACGCCCCTATATTCGAAGGCACCGATGAAGGCGGTGAATACAACTTTGAATATGATGAAAACTCAACCGATGACTATGTGATTGGCACCGTCAGCGCCTCTGATGCGGATGGTGAAAATGTCACTTATAGCATTAAAACTAACGTGTTTAATGATGCTGAAGAGCCGCTATTCGAAATCGATTCAGTCACTGGTGAGATCAGCTTAACCGCAGCAGGCGTTGCTGCGTTCACCAACGACTATGAGCTGGCAGAAAACGAACACAGCATAGTGGTTACGGCGACAGAAGACGAGGGCTTGGGTCCGGTTAAAACCACTGATGTGACGGTTAATCTGGATGAGGTTAACCTAGATGATAACGCTCCGGTATTTGAAGGTACCGATGAAGGCGGTGAATACAACTTCGAATACGATGAAAACTCAACCGATGACTATGTCATTGGTACAGTCAGTGCGACGGATGCGGATGGTGAGAATGTTACTTACAGCATTAAAACTAACGTGTTTAATGATGCTGAAGAGCCACTATTCGAAATCGATTCAGTTACTGGTGAAATCAGCTTGACTGCGGCCGGCGTTGCCGCGTTCACTAACGACTACGAGCTAGCCGAAAATGAACACAGTATTGTGGTTACGGCCACCGAAGATGAAGGCTTCGGTCCGGTTAAAACCACTGATGTGACGGTCAATCTGGATGATAACGCCCCAATATTTGAAGGCACCGATGAAGGTGGTGAGTATAACTTTGAATATAACGAAAACTCAACCGATGACTATGTGATTGGTACAGTCAGCGCCTCCGACGCCGATGGCGAAAATGTCACTTACAGCATTAAAACTAATGTGTTTAATGATGCTGAAGAGCCATTATTCGAGGTCGATTCAGCCTCGGGTGAAATCAGCTTAACTGCAGCAGGCGTCGCCGCATTCACTAACGACTACGAGCTAGCCGAAAATGAACACAGTATTGTGGTTACGGCGACCGAAGATGAAGGCTTGGGCCCAGTCAAAACCACCGATGTGACGGTTAATCTGGATGAAATCAACCTAGATGACAATGCACCAGTATTTGATCCAAACGACGGCGACCAGTATGCGTTCTCCTACTTTGAGAACAATACAGAAGACTATGTGATTGGTACTGTGTCTGCGACGGATGCTGATGGTGAGGAGGTCACTTACAGCATCAAAACGAATATCTTCAATGACAGCGACGAACCGCTATTCGAGATTCATCCAACCAACGGAAACATCAGCTTAACGGCAGCAGGGGTGTTGGCGTTTACCAACAATTTCGAAGCGTTAGCCAATGTACATACTCTTGTTGTAACCGCCACCGAAGTTGATGGTTTTGGGATTCAGAAATCAACAGATATAGATGTTGAATTGAGTGAACTCAATGTCAATGAACTTCCAGTCTCCGAAGACTTCGACGTTGATGCGGGTGATGCGATCTTTGTGCCTATTATCTTCGACTCTGATGATGAGGACCTCGATCATATCTCTGATGAAGATGATGATTTTAATGGCGTAGAACTTAATGTCATGATCACCTCGCTTCCTCAGTACGGTACTTTGCTTTATACCGATGATTTTGGTGAGACTCGTGTACTGACTGAAGCAGACCTCCATGTTTGGGGAGATGCAATTGATCCCGCTAAGTTGTTTGACCCTGATAACTTTACTTATGTACCAGGCCCCGGTGACCCATTTGAGATTGGTTACAGTGGTGATCCAGACGACATAGTGTTAGATGATGATGGTTTCTACAATTGGGGTGAATGGGTAAGCGATACCGAGCGACTTATTACATTGGATAACGGCAATACGATAGGAATTTCGATAACTGACAACAACGACAAACCATTAAAACAATACACTGGAGATAAGCCACATGTTGGTTGGGGTATTGGTGATACCGATGGTAACGGGATGAACAAGAAAGAAACTTTGATTGTTGATCTTAGCGACAACCCACTTGATGTGGTGACATTCGGCTTAGATGGTATGGGAGGTTCTTTTAATACCAACAGTAACGTTTATGTTGAGGTGACCTATACCTTTGCAGACGGTACAACCCATGTAGAACAGTACCAGAAAGATGAAGGTGATGTCGGTAATCAGCAAATTCTATACGATTTCAGCTACTCATCACCTGATAATCCAATTGTACAGATGGAATTGAGTTCAACCGGAGGCAACTGGGAGCTGAGATACCTATCTGGTACCCAAGATATTACCGAAGACGTAACATTCGATTATGTCGCGGTCGACTCAGACCTAGCTATTAGTAATGAATCAACGGTTACCATTGATGTATCAGAATCACCAGAGTACGAGGTGTTGTCTGCGGCTGAAGGGGATGATTTGGATGCTGACTTAGGTAATCAAGTCATGTTAGGTGATGAAAACGACAACGTGTTTGTCTGGTTAGACTCTACTTTGGATAATGGTACCGATGTTGTTGACAACTTTGATTTAGGCAGCGACTTGATAGACTTGAGAGGCATTTTAGAAGAAGACGATAATGTCTTAGTCGGTGACTTAATTGACTCTATTAGTGCTGAAGTCGATGGCGATGACATCGTAATGACAGTGACTGATGAAGGTAGAGAGCAAACCATCATTCTTGAAGGAGTGACCAACGCATTTGAAGATGCAGGACTCGTTGAAAACAACTCAATAACCAGTGAGTTAGAAATGTTAACTCAAGTGCTCAAAACAGATGCAGCGTAA
- a CDS encoding lipocalin-like domain-containing protein — MSSRSKRILGVFVVTLILSAFALVALYEHSASNNIVARTNEVSSVLVSKPTQVFEPVLPDNPVVIPRDFAFHNEYQHGWWHFFANVEDQYGEKYGVQWSYFRIASNDSNMSGWLSPQLFISHVVVSNKDKVWREQRVARGGIGQAGMTSKPFRLWIDNWFWRSLGRTPFPGLLDAQTDTFKVRLKTATRGPFVIPRERGYVVKHDLLPIASHNLTAPFLAVEGQLELAPNRVIDVKGTGWMSKEWGSGLLAEDQQGWDWFVFHLDDETTLSINRYRHESQLPYVFGTIATNDGKVVTLYNEDIEVVPLQEEVLANGKTIPTSWMINIPHLSVSLETQAMNNNLWLPFVLPYWEGPITTTGSHNAQGFMQLTGY; from the coding sequence ATGAGCAGTAGAAGTAAGAGAATACTTGGGGTTTTCGTTGTTACGCTCATCTTAAGTGCGTTTGCTTTGGTGGCACTGTATGAACACAGTGCAAGTAACAATATTGTCGCTAGAACGAATGAGGTAAGTTCTGTTCTAGTGTCTAAACCGACTCAGGTGTTTGAGCCTGTTCTACCGGATAACCCTGTTGTTATTCCGCGAGATTTTGCCTTCCACAATGAATACCAACATGGCTGGTGGCACTTTTTCGCTAATGTTGAGGATCAATACGGTGAAAAATATGGTGTCCAGTGGAGCTATTTTAGAATAGCGTCCAATGATAGCAATATGTCGGGTTGGCTGAGCCCTCAGCTGTTTATATCTCATGTCGTCGTCTCTAATAAAGACAAAGTATGGCGAGAGCAACGCGTCGCTCGTGGCGGAATCGGACAGGCTGGAATGACGTCTAAACCATTTCGTCTCTGGATAGACAACTGGTTCTGGCGCTCTTTAGGTCGTACGCCATTTCCAGGATTATTGGACGCGCAAACAGACACATTTAAAGTACGTTTAAAGACGGCAACGCGGGGCCCCTTTGTTATTCCTCGTGAGCGTGGCTATGTGGTTAAACACGATCTACTGCCGATTGCATCCCATAACTTAACCGCCCCATTTTTGGCCGTTGAAGGCCAACTAGAGCTCGCACCTAACAGGGTAATTGATGTTAAGGGCACGGGTTGGATGAGCAAAGAGTGGGGCAGTGGACTATTGGCTGAAGATCAACAAGGTTGGGACTGGTTTGTTTTCCACTTGGATGACGAAACCACGCTTTCAATCAATCGCTACCGTCATGAGAGCCAGCTACCTTATGTGTTTGGTACTATCGCGACCAACGATGGGAAAGTCGTCACACTGTACAATGAAGATATCGAGGTGGTGCCACTTCAAGAGGAAGTATTGGCAAATGGTAAAACGATACCAACGAGTTGGATGATCAACATTCCTCACCTTTCAGTCAGCCTCGAAACGCAAGCGATGAACAACAACTTGTGGCTGCCATTCGTACTTCCTTATTGGGAAGGACCAATAACAACTACAGGCAGCCACAATGCTCAAGGCTTTATGCAACTGACTGGATATTAA
- a CDS encoding TolC family outer membrane protein has protein sequence MNLKKSLIASCVVLASFTASSQTLEQAVAITLATNPELKSTFNEFKSAVKQADAAGGAYLPSLDLDAGIGYEGINPAESTGRSDSDLTRKEATLSLTQLLWDGNATLNDMDRTAADAESVRFQLLSDASDLALRVTQVYLDAVKATEILALSESNLAVHKEIYRDIQRRAQSGIGSTADVSQVEARIAKAHGNLLAAQNNLVDTHTQFTRLVGQQPLGLIYPRADETKLPLSLQDALVEAFEKHPVIKVSMVDVDSARFQYKQSKGNYYPTFSIEASQTWRDDAGGDRGSSDETLAMLRMRYNLYNGGSDSDLSERAAYQLNQAKDLRDNAYRQVEESLRLSWSALDLTLQQKNFLADHVDSASETVIAYEKQYRIGQRTLLDLLNTENELFEARKDYLDAHYAEQYAKYRVMNATGNLLDALLVDTPEEWTQRVEY, from the coding sequence TTGAACCTGAAAAAGTCACTTATCGCTAGTTGTGTGGTTCTCGCCAGCTTCACTGCTTCCTCGCAAACATTGGAGCAGGCAGTCGCAATCACACTCGCTACCAACCCAGAACTAAAGAGCACCTTCAACGAGTTTAAAAGTGCAGTTAAACAGGCCGACGCTGCAGGCGGAGCTTATCTGCCAAGCTTGGATCTAGATGCGGGTATTGGGTATGAAGGTATAAATCCAGCAGAATCGACCGGGAGAAGTGATTCTGATCTAACAAGAAAAGAAGCAACCCTTAGCCTTACCCAACTCTTATGGGACGGTAATGCCACTCTTAACGATATGGACAGAACTGCGGCTGACGCCGAATCCGTTCGCTTTCAACTTTTATCGGACGCCTCAGATCTCGCGCTTCGTGTCACTCAAGTTTACCTTGATGCTGTCAAAGCAACTGAGATACTCGCGCTTTCAGAGAGCAATCTAGCCGTTCACAAAGAGATTTACCGAGACATTCAACGAAGAGCCCAATCAGGTATTGGCTCTACTGCTGATGTGTCACAAGTAGAAGCTCGTATAGCAAAAGCTCACGGTAATCTACTCGCTGCACAGAATAACTTGGTCGACACCCATACTCAGTTCACGCGTTTAGTAGGTCAACAGCCATTGGGATTAATCTACCCAAGAGCAGATGAAACTAAACTGCCTCTTTCTTTGCAAGACGCACTTGTTGAAGCATTCGAGAAACACCCTGTCATTAAAGTATCGATGGTCGACGTGGACTCGGCGCGTTTTCAATACAAACAGTCGAAAGGTAATTACTATCCGACATTTTCCATCGAAGCGAGTCAAACGTGGCGTGATGACGCTGGTGGCGACCGAGGCAGTAGTGACGAAACCTTAGCTATGCTTCGCATGCGCTACAACCTATACAACGGTGGCTCAGATAGCGATCTATCCGAAAGAGCGGCTTACCAGCTCAACCAAGCCAAAGATCTGCGTGATAATGCCTATCGTCAAGTTGAAGAAAGCCTTCGACTATCTTGGAGTGCGTTGGATTTAACATTGCAACAAAAGAACTTTTTGGCAGACCATGTAGACTCAGCGTCTGAAACCGTCATTGCGTACGAGAAACAGTACCGTATTGGTCAACGAACCTTACTTGATTTACTTAATACAGAGAATGAGCTATTCGAAGCAAGAAAGGATTATTTAGATGCACATTACGCTGAACAATACGCTAAGTACCGCGTGATGAACGCAACCGGCAATCTGCTTGACGCTTTGCTAGTAGACACACCTGAAGAGTGGACTCAGCGAGTGGAGTATTAA
- a CDS encoding OmpA family protein: MAFIPISAVIAEDEYDYINTPVANQISDLTDDDRDGVVNARDICPGTPSGAQVDNDGCGAALFEEEERQLRILFANDSYEINPIFSDQIQTMAEFLERYKSASIQIQGYASKVGTAEYNLELSKKRAHAVEDELLSYEIDPKRVTIVGYGDTRLESEGVDETSHALNRRVTATVVGLKEEVVEEWTIFSVIEK; encoded by the coding sequence ATGGCTTTCATTCCCATTAGCGCAGTGATTGCCGAAGACGAGTACGATTACATCAACACACCTGTGGCGAACCAAATATCGGATCTCACTGATGACGATCGAGATGGTGTTGTCAATGCGCGAGATATCTGTCCCGGCACACCATCTGGCGCACAAGTGGACAACGATGGCTGTGGTGCGGCTCTTTTTGAAGAGGAGGAACGCCAACTTCGAATCTTATTTGCCAATGACTCTTATGAAATAAATCCTATATTTTCGGATCAAATTCAGACTATGGCAGAGTTTTTGGAGCGTTATAAGTCTGCCTCAATTCAAATACAAGGTTATGCCAGTAAAGTCGGCACTGCCGAATACAACCTAGAGCTGTCAAAGAAAAGAGCACACGCAGTAGAAGATGAGCTTTTGTCTTACGAGATAGATCCTAAACGAGTAACCATCGTCGGTTATGGTGACACTCGCTTGGAGTCCGAAGGGGTCGATGAAACTTCCCATGCTCTAAACCGACGCGTCACAGCCACTGTCGTCGGTCTGAAAGAAGAGGTAGTCGAAGAATGGACAATCTTCTCAGTTATTGAGAAGTAG